Proteins from one Daphnia pulicaria isolate SC F1-1A chromosome 3, SC_F0-13Bv2, whole genome shotgun sequence genomic window:
- the LOC124328843 gene encoding CWF19-like protein 2 homolog: MSINFENSKDLDEMRKMKREAREAILAKAERDYEKRKAKKELAKLNGEDKWMLPELDAQLSGKSKKSKKEKKHKKDKKHKKSKKKDNSSDSDEWVEKTSETTEPASSAPLERDEWMSVPSLLPIFCKSSMPPKRTSLNKNEEIARKTMMEKPGQSSRELNPYWKNGGTGLPPERTEAESSKRHESPNSHVVSSNHSERKKQRISDRDSTHVSSRDRSRSRERKHPENIRKSSTVQERFRRPSESDEVVSHTNKRFSSSQPGWKKNEAKSSNPVDSSTSSSSSESEEEKQGTQPPQEDDKIWTEQELNALGAKIIKAEIMGQADVVKSLKRTQASAQESIARRKAEGAAGSREHAVVLTRTDAKGGQHPLPAPRYGESSLQGSKGKGKKLKAETHQSGQRVRYFADDDKYSLSQMYTREKQDIAEDQDAMFSRLAGKRVENTNDDFDLDDMFESRANREVDDVAAEARDRQAAIAQHEKREKVLDSCSLCLDSQAIQKHLIIAIGQKCYLSLPVHQSLVVGHCLIVPRTHVTCATQLDEDVWAEMQMFRKALTRMFEAREADAIFFETAMHLKRFPHMALECVPLSISAGETAPIYFKKALLECESEWSMNKKVIDMKGKDVRKAVPKGMSYFCVDFGMQSGFAHIIEDEQRFPPVFAQEILGGILDLEPQAWRRPRRENFDQQRRKVLDFAADWKAYDFTPALK, encoded by the exons ATGtcgataaattttgaaaattctaaaGACTTagatgaaatgagaaaaatgaaacgagaAGCGAGAGAGGCAATTCTTGCGAAG gcAGAAAGAGATTATGAGAAAAGGAAAGCTAAAAAAGAATTGGCCAAATTAAATGGTGAAGACAAATGGATGCTGCCTGAGTTGGATGCTCAATTGTCGGGTAAgtcgaaaaaaagtaaaaaagaaaaaaaacataaaaaggataagaaacataaaaaaagcaagaaaaaagataattccTCTGATTCTGATGAATGGGTAGAGAAAACATCTGAAACAACAGAACCCGCTTCATCTGCTCCTCTTGAGAGAGATGAATGGATGAGTGTGCCTTCTTTGCTTCCAATTTTCTGTAAGAGTAGCATGCCTCCCAAACGAACATCCCTGAACAAGAATGAAGAAATTGCAAGAAAGACCATGATGGAAAAACCAGGGCAGTCAAGTAGAGAATTAAATCCATACTGGAAAAATGGAGGAACTGGTTTGCCACCTGAAAGAACTGAAGCAGAATCCTCAAAAAGGCATGAAAGTCCTAATAGTCATGTAGTATCTTCCAATcattcagaaagaaaaaaacaaagaatctCAGATAGAGATTCCACACATGTTAGTAGCAGAGATAGATCAAGATCCCGAGAGCGAAAACATCCAGAAAACATTAGAAAATCATCAACCGTTCAAGAAAGATTCAGAAGACCAAGTGAGAGTGACGAAGTTGTTTCCCATACAAAcaaacgtttttcttcttcgcaaccaggatggaaaaaaaatgaagccaAATCAAGCAACCCAGTGGATTCATCGacttcttcgtcgtcttcagaaagtgaagaagaaaaacagggtACACAGCCACCACAAGAAGATGACAAAATATGGACTGAACAGGAATTAAATGCTCTCGGAGCAAAAATCATCAAAGCCGAAATCATGGGACAAGCg GATGTGGTCAAATCACTTAAACGGACACAGGCTTCCGCTCAGGAATCTATAGCTCGACGAAAAGCAGAAGGAGCAGCAGGAAGTAGAGAGCATGCCGTTGTTTTGACAAGGACAGATGCCAAGGGTGGTCAACATCCATTGCCTGCTCCTCGTTACGGCGAAAGTTCCCTTCAAGGAAGTAaaggaaaagggaagaaactTAAGGCGGAGACTCATCAAAGTGGTCAACGAGTTCGTTATTTTGCTGATGACGACAAATATTCTCTCAGTCAAATG taTACACGAGAAAAACAGGACATAGCTGAGGATCAGGACGCCATGTTTTCGCGCTTGGCTGGCAAACGTGTTGAGAATACAAATGACGATTTCgatttagatgatatgtttgAAAGCCGAGCAAACCGAGAAGTTGATGATGTGGCCGCTGAAGCCCGAGACCGTCAGGCTGCGATCGCCCAGCacgaaaaacgggaaaaagtgTTGGATTCATGTTCACTCTGTCTGGATTCTCAG GCGAtccaaaaacatttaattattgCCATCGGACAAAAGTGTTATTTGTCACTTCCCGTTCATCAATCGTTAGTTGTGGGACACTGTTTGATCGTACCTCGTACTCATGTTACTTGCGCTACACAGTTAGACGAAGATGTCTGGGCAGAGATGCAG ATGTTTCGCAAAGCTTTAACGAGAATGTTTGAAGCACGCGAAGCTGACGCTATCTTCTTCGAGACAGCTATGCATCTCAAACGTTTTCCCCACATGGCATTGGAATGTGTTCCATTATCGATATCGGCTGGAGAGACTGCTCCCATATATTTCAAA AAAGCTTTGTTGGAATGCGAATCCGAATGGTCGATGAACAAAAAGGTTATCGATATGAAGGGCAAAGATGTGCGGAAAGCAGTTCCTAAGGGAATGTCCTACTTCTGCGTTGATTTTGGGATGCAATCTGGATTCGCCCATATTATTGAAGATGAACAACGTTTTCCACCGGTTTTTGCACAG gaaatCCTGGGTGGCATTCTGGACCTTGAACCACAAGCGTGGCGCCGTCCTCGACGCGAAAACTTTGATCAGCAAAGACGAAAGGTTTTGGATTTTGCTGCAGATTGGAAAGCGTATGATTTCACACCtgctttgaaataa
- the LOC124328842 gene encoding uncharacterized protein LOC124328842, whose protein sequence is MKTPSRRILLECFPLYYPFGNTGVQDIFKDFNFENIGDEIKVLFLGCGDLRNALQATSVQNNKHLHIHLNDSNPSVMARNVLILKIISADDFDIEDKEHVSFLWDIWYNAEWPETTQKRFQLILNELLKNNLPENAAFPKSTYLKSLKTVWSAWKSISSKTKSESKIFMEKISEERINVMLKRTSVNEKGKESELAFSKFIDLAAFYLASKIEDLDDSKRKQVQEEARLYFFKGNCRLGNGSINVCVNPTMLDAETHRWQVHYQLCPFDGYLPLTRGKEMDTSNENEMLIRTCQKILQTLVANYRRRMKTVKIFFHVDDALEFCLSNVKLSFDVIDCSNLADHVGLINLINACERRLAKTPEAMLFTETMTWTTLAPSVVNYIEKALCCPLSMIPTIYGLRLANHVKLGSSEPANLRLFVGYPVRLCWQKALPFGNLSLDPSLSLTHYLDQLAKKCFLVTSPQLSKVGEHLERCGMLCYTPLTFNYVVNSVIQRLGDGCFLKSAGQPTSFKLAQRTLEAWEKNQRVLKMSSDFNFNEMYNMLGLIYGFISTPVLRLVLYPLNKFNYCSLQMPSQQKGKYTTFQDLSVPDVHIIDNFQLQIKYSSDGEIESSIISFLLPPDHGLENTHGAFVLDLTSELAIFSLELMSTMHAEDFRQSYPHYQGFPLPVDTNGSQMRIKSCNEDQYQYTLQITVECAETISGLKVTTSQCLPCESAHGVTVSLGQPNRIKPLTLSFPHPIGVNEISATLHRKDRVIDLVLKKALLEPWPCEFQTKQSKWVVDNFKPWNDGNEVSSMGIHLNTQFRLSMLTNPSLLDRSDLNQIRELIKSLFVNATI, encoded by the exons atgaaaacaccaTCTCGAAGAAttcttcttgaatgttttcctctctattaCCCTTTTGGTAACACTGGTGTGCAGGACATTTTCAAAGacttcaactttgaaaacattGGCGATGAAATCAAG GTCCTCTTTCTTGGATGTGGCGACCTGAGGAATGCACTTCAGGCAACCAGTGTTCAAAACAACAAGCATTTGCACATCCATCTAAATGACTCGAATCCATCTGTTATGGCTCGCAATGTTCTGatactaaaaataatttcagcaGATGATTTCGACATTGAAGATAAAGaacatgtttcttttttgtgggaTATTTGGTACAATGCTGAGTGGCCAGAAACAACTCAAAAGAGATTCCAATTGATTCTTAATGAAttactaaaaaataatttgccaGAAAATGCTGCATTTCCAAAAAGCACTTACCTGAAAAGCTTGAAAACTGTTTGGTCTGCATGGAAATCTATttcttcaaaaacaaaatcagaatcaaaaatttttatggaAAAAATTAGTGAAGAAAg AATCAATGTTATGTTAAAAAGGACATCAGtcaatgaaaaaggaaaagaatcagAATTGGCTTTTTCGAAATTCATCGATTTGGCTGCTTTTTATTTGGCATCAAAAATTGAAGACCTGGATGattccaaaagaaaacaggTGCAAGAAGAAGCTCGATTATATTTCTTCAAAGGAAACTGTCGACTGGGAAATGGAAGCATCAATGTGTGCGTCAACCCAACTATGCTAGATGCAGAAACTCATCGTTGGCAAGTTCACTACCAGTTGTGTCCTTTCGATGGCTATCTACCATTGACTCGGGGGAAAGAGATGGATACGtcgaatgaaaatgaaatgcttATCCGAACTTGTCAGAAAATTCTCCAAACTCTTGTTGCTAATTATCGAAGACGCATGAAAAcggtgaaaatatttttccacgtGGACGACGCCTTGGAGTTTTGCCTCAGCAACGTAAAATTGTCCTTTGACGTGATAGATTGTTCCAACTTGGCGGATCACGTTGGTTTAATTAACCTTATTAATGCCTGTGAAAGAAGACTGGCGAAAACTCCCGAAGCAATGTTATTTACCGAGACCATGACCTGGACCACACTGGCACCTTCTGTTGTCAATTACATTGAAAAAGCTCTCTGTTGCCCGCTGAGCATGATTCCAACTATTTATGGGTTGAGACTGGCCAATCACGTTAAACTGGGATCCAGTGAGCCTGCGAACTTGCGCCTTTTTGTGGGGTACCCAGTAAGGCTTTGTTGGCAAAAGGCATTGCCGTTTGGAAACTTATCTCTGGACCCTTCTCTCTCGTTGACTCATTACCTTGATCAACTTGCTAAAAAATGTTTCCTGGTTACAAGCCCGCAACTTTCCAAAGTCGGGGAACACTTGGAAAGATGCGGAATGTTATGCTACACTCCCCTTACATTCAACTACGTAGTGAATTCAGTAATCCAGCGTCTTGGAGATGGATGTTTTTTGAAAAGTGCTGGTCAACCAACTTCATTTAAACTGGCTCAACGAACATTGGAAGCATGGGAGAAAAATCAAAGAGTCTTAAAAATGTCATCTGATTTCAACTTTAATGAGATGTACAACATGCTGGGTTTGATTTATGGATTCATAAGCACTCCCGTGCTCCGGCTTGTTCTTTATCCCCTAAATAAATTCAACTACTGTTCTCTCCAAATGCCAAGCCAACAAAAGGGGAAGTACACAACCTTTCAAGACTTATCCGTACCAGACGTCCACATCATCGACAACTTTCAActtcaaattaaatattcGTCTGACGGTGAAATTGAATCctcaattatttcatttctactGCCTCCGGATCATGGCCTTGAAAATACTCATGGCGCCTTCGTCTTGGATCTGACTTCAGAGTTAGCAATTTTTAGCCtcgaattgatgtcaacgatGCATGCGGAAGATTTTCGCCAGTCATATCCGCATTATCAAGGATTTCCACTTCCGGTTGACACGAATGGTTCGCAAATGAGAATCAAAAGCTGCAATGAAGACCAGTACCAATATACCTTGCAAATAACGGTTGAATGCGCTGAAACTATTTCAG GTTTAAAAGTGACAACAAGTCAATGTCTACCCTGCGAGTCAGCCCACGGAGTAACTGTTTCATTGGGACAGCCCAATAGAATCAAGCCGTTGACATTATCTTTTCCTCATCCCATCGGGGTCAACGAAATTAGTGCTACTCTTCACCGCAAAGATCGAGTGATTGATTTAGTTTTGAAAAAGGCGCTCCTTGAACCCTGGCCTTGTGAATTCCAAACAAAGCAGTCTAAATGGGTTGTAGATAACTTTAAACCGTGGAATGATGGAAATGAAGTCAGCTCTATGGGGATTCATCTTAACACTCAATTTAGGTTGAGTATGCTTACGAATCCTTCCTTGTTAGATAGATCTGATTTAAACCAAATCCGAGAACTTATAAAATCACTCTTTGTCAACGCCACCATATGA
- the LOC124328433 gene encoding glutamate receptor ionotropic, delta-1-like yields the protein MIENNLEGQTLRVGITESSMLTDPYYGATDQTVKVLKIINLLQSQLNFTYQLISLPKASGIGIRQENGSWSGLIGLLERKEIDVIAERVPFLPHFRDAVDLSIPLGQDEWVTLQKQPSRLNSLTALLSPFEIEVWLLVALSIVGMIPVMFIIYRLHLKFHPQAANYFRGRLSDFVLFVVVSLLKQDHKLRISIHSQRVLMATWWIVGLLLTTFYTANLTASLARPYRERSLQHPRELSWPAYKDSKWLTLSDKLMPKISSHNQEFIKANHTGATDFDLLSQHLKTGRGNLVSSIHAALNLTKRGYIWFGAYEMLLEVMLVNYRLNQANNETHECSFLITDKSYLTVEYGLAFAKNSSLTPIFNQAIRLIDQSGILEFSRRASFTGKNPCSIGNGYTSRAMQLGDFLGLFCITLIGLSTATVTFIWERIPKYCKSWRKKTTNAAAVSPVSAVCKPVVPNQKISNTNTYQLELEIEKLTEEIDRMLLTDKDIRGILYELFNTK from the exons ATGATCGAAAACAACCTCGAAGGGCAAACTCTTAGAGTGGGTATCACTGAGTCTTCTATG TTGACTGATCCTTATTATGGAGCGACTGATCAAACCGTAAAAGTGCTAAAAATTATCAACTTACTCCAGTCCCAGTTGAATTTCACCTACCAATTGATCTCTTTACCTAAAGCTAGCGGGATCGGTATCCGCCAAGAAAATGGAAGCTGGAGTGGTTTAATTGGATTACTGGAGAGAAAA GAGATTGATGTCATAGCAGAACGTGTTCCATTTTTACCCCACTTTCGAGATGCTGTTGATCTGTCAATTCCACTCGGACAGGACGAATGGGTTACACTACAAAAACAGCCATCTCGCTTGAATTCGCTTACCGCACTTTTATCTCCATTTGAAATCGAA GTTTGGTTGTTGGTGGCTCTATCAATTGTTGGCATGATCCCAGTCATGTTCATCATATACAGACTCCATTTAAAGTTCCATCCTCAAGCAGCAAATTATTTCCGCGGAAGACTAAGCGACTTTGTTCTTTTTGTCGTGGTTTCACT GTTAAAGCAGGATCATAAACTTCGCATCTCTATTC ATTCACAGAGGGTTTTGATGGCCACTTGGTGGATAGTTGGTCTTCTTTTAACAACCTTCTACACGGCAAATTTGACCGCTTCCTTGGCTCGTCCTTACCGAGAGCGATCACTTCAACATCCTCGAGAGCTGTCTTGGCCGGCATACAAGGATTCGAAATGGCTTACTTTAAGCGATAAGCTAATGCCTAAGATTTCGAGTCACAATCAAGAATTTATCAAA GCAAATCACACGGGAGCGACTGATTTCGATCTGCTGAGTCAACATCTAAAAACTGGTCGAGGAAATCTAGTGAGTTCCATTCACGCTGCGCTAAACCTGACAAAAAGag GTTACATTTGGTTCGGTGCATATGAAATGCTTCTGGAAGTAATGTTGGTGAATTATCGTCTCAACCAAGCTAATAATGAAACGCATGAATGCTCCTTCTTGATTACTGACAAGAGTTACTTAACTGTAGAATACGGGCTAGCCTTTGCTAAGAACTCGTCACTCACTCCAATTTTCAATCAAGC AATAAGGTTAATTGATCAGTCAGGAATTCTAGAGTTTTCACGACGGGCTAGTTTTACTGGCAAAAACCCGTGTTCCATAGGCAATG GTTATACGTCAAGAGCGATGCAGCTTGGCGACTTCCTCGGACTATTTTGTATCACCTTAATTGGATTATCTACCGCTACCGTTACCTTTATTTGGGAGAGGATCccaaagtattgcaaatcgTGGCGTAAGAAGACAACGAATGCGGCTGCAGTTTCTCCCGTTTCTGCCGTCTGCAAACCAGTGGTCCCCAATCAGAAAATTTCGAATACAAATACCTATCAACTGGAAttggaaatcgagaaattaacAGAGGAGATTGATCGAATGCTTTTAACTGACAAGGATATTCGAGGTATTCTGTACGAATTATTTAATACCAAATGA
- the LOC124328430 gene encoding polyamine-transporting ATPase 13A2-like, whose protein sequence is MGRILKFFKRLNCRSSSSTCFCGYDNLKDEQSQVFKLPNGNSIVIYGYERSYMSSFIIVMVSLFTFFTALLIASIRPGGLTPWFYRRSALSRATKVMLSPKSFVNVHHDSNGRRWFLWRHHRFTWCAQSGKFKRMRCVDEIGLRFSDIHGLGNGLDPTNHRLRQDSYGSNVTDVAQPSFIYLFAFAWIKPFRLYQVMAITIWIIQKYYIYAGIIGIAAIAETMSSIILKYQHQRRLHQMSLFNCEVTVLGPGHDRRIIMSDDLVPGSVIQITLKDNIIMPCDAVILSGSCVARESDAAKPKHKYQLPKSRTQVYNPQSHRQHTLLRGSSLVLHTEKVIALVIRTGWSTENGAALAAKLDAVSRPLIFDRHCDRLFLFLAFAGICAATYGFYIRYSFLDVLGLIPEGMSFLFICLPPLFSPALFVTSLCSFVRLYQNGFRFNSFDEPSSVLNHTGATDTVCLLENVVMRNVDAAILKVSSTRYDEWARDPQLTLCMASCVTQHTLDDLKMFSNSAWQTVAGQNHHNVQSVSNEHEIYRITKIYADETHSSLPLILVRADPVESVNAVPWYFLRGSYSDVVAFAEEFPDHNKEDRAQMVAFAGRPLTESEKSSTLDPDLNLLLRKFHLLGVASVEYKVSKETCAVVSELRSASIRTLIISNRELEEAVHLARSSGIIFNKEPVAKIEIPSIEELNPPSLSVIDLPETGSGANLVEIGIQRQSHVVLTGDMLDSLLESFPEMIDQIIGRVTVFASANAAQTNCFLEKLDGLNRTILVCKDDEDYCFSVPLTCLTLAPHDKRQVLHRDLCSNQSINSIRNLLEESRASLARSLGISKLMVCYAAARLTSSLLLYDDPSPAIQTLFIDLVLVMTPAMLFGCTQPNNQPLSKKVPSESIARPKEMLSMLFQLVLIAVTQYFAVIMAEHQPWFERTVQKTNWTDDSFTLSDENYAVYSLSLFQYLNLFILFSSGAPHLRRIWTNLGLTFYLLTLAIFCSVIVLEPSEQLKMFMGVKTPPVFDFRLALFSLGVIYMITSLGIQCLIDYCSLPSCLSRNSSRGSAYMGTLQNVNVNVLYRPSTLITQQQDSTNENISQPTTLNLPIF, encoded by the exons ATGGGCAgaattttgaagttttttaaGCGATTGAATTGCAGGTCTTCGAGTAGCACGTGTTTTTGCGGATACG ATAACTTGAAAGATGAGCAGTCTCAGGTCTTCAAATTACCAAACGGCAATTCCATC GTTATTTATGGATATGAAAGAAGTTACATGAGTTCTTTTATAATTGTGATGGTAtcattatttacattttttactgCCTTGCTTATTGCAAGTATTCGCCCTGGAGGATTGACGCCATGGTTTTACAGACGTTCAGCTTTATCTCGAGCAACGAAAGTCATGTTGTCACCAAAATCATTTGTTAACGTTCATCACGACAGTAATGGTCGCCGGTGGTTCCTTTGGCGACACCACCGTTTTACTTGGTGTGCCCAGTCTGGTAAATTTAAACGTATGCGATGCGTGGATGAAATAGGACTTCGGTTTTCCGACATTCATGGACTAGGCAATGGACTTGATCCCACTAATCATCGTTTAAG gcaAGATAGCTATGGAAGCAACGTCACAGATGTTGCTCAACCCAGTTTCATTTATCTGTTTGCCTTTGCGTGGATAAAACCTTTCCGCCTATATCAAGTAATGGCTATTACTATCTGGATCATTCAAAAGTACTACATCTATGCCGGTATTATTGGAATAGCTGCCATTGCTGAAACGATGTCGAGTATTATCCTCAAATATCAG CACCAACGTCGATTACATCAAATGTCGCTTTTTAATTGTGAAGTAACCGTTCTTGGTCCTGGACATGACAGGCGCATCATAATGTCTGATGATCTAGTGCCAGGATCGGTAATTCAAATAACGCTTAAAGACAACATTATAATGCCGTGTGATGCCGTAATTTTATCTGGTAGCTGTGTCGCTCGTGAATCAG ATGCAGCTAAACCAAAGCACAAGTATCAGCTTCCCAAGTCGCGAACACAAGTATACAATCCACAAAGCCATCGCCAGCACACCTTACTCAGAGGATCTTCGCTTGTCTTACATACTGAAAAA GTAATTGCTCTGGTTATTCGAACTGGTTGGAGTACGGAAAACGGTGCTGCCCTTGCAGCCAAACTGGACGCTGTCAGTCGCCCATTGATTTTTGATCGCCACTGTGACcgtctgtttttatttctcgcGTTCGCTGGGATATGCGCTGCTACGTATGGATTCTACATCAGA TACTCATTTCTTGATGTGCTTGGGCTCATTCCTGAAggaatgagttttctcttcatCTGTCTTCCCCCGCTGTTTTCTCCAGCGCTGTTTGTGACCAGTCTCTGCTCATTTGTCCGTCTTTATCAGAATGGATTtcgttttaattcttttgatgAGCCAAGTTCAGTTTTAAATCACACAGGTGCTACCGACACCGTTTGTTTGCTAGAG AACGTAGTTATGCGAAATGTAGATGCCGCAATATTGAAAGTTTCATCAACAAG ATACGATGAGTGGGCACGTGATCCGCAGCTCACATTATGTATGGCTAGTTGCGTCACCCAACATACATTAGATGACTTAAAG ATGTTTTCAAATTCGGCTTGGCAGACTGTTGCTGGACAAAACCATCACAACGTGCAATCAGTCAGCAACGAACATGAAATCTATCGCATAACTAAAATCTACGCTGATGAAACACACTCTTCCTTACCGTTAATTCTAGTCAGAGCCGACCCAGTTGAATCAGTTAATGCTGTGCCGTGGTACTTTCTCCGAGGTTCCTATTCAGATGTCGTGGCATTCGCTGAAGAGTTTCCAG ATCACAATAAAGAGGATCGAGCGCAAATGGTGGCATTTGCTGGACGACCACTGACGGAATCAGAGAAATCGTCGACTCTAGATCCAGATTTAAATCTTCTACTACGCAAGTTTCATCTTTTGGGCGTTGCTTCAGTCGAGTACAAAGTCTCAAAGGAGACTTGCGCTGTCGTTTCTGAACTTCGATCGGCCAGCATTCGAACCTTGATAATTTCAA ATCGAGAACTGGAAGAAGCCGTTCATCTAGCGCGTAGTTCTGGAATCATCTTCAACAAAGAACCTGTGGCTAAGATAGAAATTCCTTCGATAGAAGAATTAAATCCTCCCTCGCTGAGTGTCATCGATCTTCCCGAAACTG GTTCTGGAGCTAATCTAGTAGAAATCGGCATTCAACGTCAGTCTCACGTTGTTTTAACCGGCGATATGCTCGACTCTTTGCTAGAATCATTTCCAGAAATGATTGATCAGATTATTGGTCGAGTAACTGTTTTTGCCTCTGCCAATGCAGCTCAAACGAACTGTTTTCTTGAGAAATTGGATGGACTTAATCGTACAATAc tTGTTTGCAAAGATGACGAAGACTACTGCTTCTCAGTACCTCTAACATGCTTGACCTTAGCGCCTCATGATAAACGCCAGGTACTACATCGTGACTTGTGCAGCAATCAGTCCATCAACAGCATCAGAAATTTATTGGAAGAGAGTAGAGCATCGCTTGCGAGATCCCTTGGAATCAGCAAACTCATGGTTTGCTATGCGGCTGCCCGATTGACCTCTTCTCTTTTGCTTTACGATGATCCATCTCCTGCAATTCAGACGCTTTTCATCGACCTAGTTTTAGTAATGACCCCTGCGATGCTCTTTGGTTGTACACAGCCGAATAACCAACCCCTTTCTAAAAAAGTACCATCTGAATCGATCGCCCGGCCTAAAGAAATGCTATCCATGTTGTTTCAACTCGTACTTATTGCAGTCACTCAATACTTTGCTGTCATAATGGCCGAACACCAGCCATGGTTTGAAAGAACTGtgcaaaaaacaaactggACCGATGATTCCTTTACTTTGTCGGACGAAAACTACGCAGTTTACTCTTTATCGCTCTTTCAGTATTTAAACctgtttattcttttctcttctggaGCTCCTCATCTTCGTAGAATCTGGACTAATCTAGGGCTTACATTCTATCTTCTTACGTTAGCCATATTTTGCTCTGTCATCGTTCTTGAACCATCTGAACAACTTAAAATGTTTATGGGGGTAAAAACCCCACCCGTGTTCGACTTCCGTCTGGCACTTTTCTCCCTGGGCGTCATTTACATGATCACTTCGTTGGGCATTCAATGCCTGATTGATTACTGTTCTCTTCCCAGCTGCTTATCTAGGAACTCATCTCGTGGTTCGGCATATATGGGAACATTGCAGAATGTCAACGTCAACGTTTTATATCGACCTTCTACCTTAATCACTCAACAGCAAGACTCCACTAACGAGAACATTTCCCAACCCACTACCTTGAACCtacccattttttaa
- the LOC124328435 gene encoding post-GPI attachment to proteins factor 2-like yields MAKVGDRVLFRTVTVLTVMLPLFGFIVCVAWSLIFDFKSSTATHCGVHNYLPSVSAAIGDYLPQRYIWRFVIALHTIPRIQIAFVYYAYFMSILAKWHENSVLLNCILNLVEILSLFGLTFISSTDNYTIHKFFFITFLLTSTFYMALSICLLGHRITAPNALEVKSGRYKKRLFVTTLLAVFGAVYFFARHNNYCEPMMYTWFALCEYLVILCNMAFHMTAYWDFPHREWSLRPSPDVRQQFRV; encoded by the exons ATGGCAAAAGTAGGTGATCGTGTTCTATTTAGAACTGTTACTGTGTTAACAGTTATGCTGCCACTCTTTGGCTTTATTGTATGTGTAGCTTGGTCTTTAATTTTTGACTTCAAAAGTTCAACTGCTACCCATTGTGGA GTACACAATTACCTGCCATCAGTATCAGCTGCAATTGGGGACTATCTCCCTCAAAGATATATTTGGAGATTTGTTATAGCATTACATACAATTCCCAGGATCCAGATAGCCTTTGTTTACTATGCATACTTCATGTCTATTCTTGCCAAATGGCATGAGAATTCTGTGTTATTGAACTGCATATTGAATCTAGTTGAAATCTTGTCTCTATTTGGTCTCACTTTCATATCCTCCACTGACAATTATA CTatccacaaatttttttttatcacattCCTCCTTACTTCGACATTTTACATGGCTTTATCAATCTGTCTTCTGGGACATCGGATAACGGCTCCCAACGCGTTAGAAGTCAAATCTGGTCGATATAAAAAACGCTTGTTTGTTACAACGCTTCTTGCTGTTTTTGGAGCCGTATATTTTTTTGCTCGTCACAACAACTACTGTGAACCAATGA TGTACACATGGTTTGCCTTGTGTGAGTATCTGGTTATTCTCTGTAATATGGCATTCCACATGACAGCATATTGGGACTTCCCGCATCGAGAATGGAGCCTGCGGCCATCACCTGACGTTCGCCAACAATTCCGAGTTTGA